TATCTTTTTCAATTGTTGATTTTAGTCTTTCTTCTTCTCCAAAATATTCAATAATATCCGCATCTGAACCATATCCCATAGCTCTAGCTAATATAGTAATTGGCAATTTTCTAGTCTTATCTATTCTTACATAAATAACACTATTACTATCAGTTTCATATTCTAACCAAGCGCCTCTATTAGGTATTACTGTAGATGAAAACAATTTCTTACCAGTTTTATCAACTAAAAAATCATAATAAACTCCTGGTGATCTTACTAGCTGACTTACTATAACTCTTTCTGCACCATTAATTACAAAGGTTCCTTGTTCCGTCATTAACGGAAAGTCTCCCATGAAAACTTCCTGTTCTTTAACTTCACCAGTATCTTTGTTAAGTAATCTAACTTTTACCTTTAAAGGTGCTGCATATGTAGTATCTCTTTCTTTACATTCCTCTACAGAATACTTGATATTTTCCATATCAAGTTTGTATCCTACAAACTCTAGAACAAGATTACCTGTATAATCTTGAATCGGATTAATGTCATCAAATATTTCTTGAAGACCTTCTTTAAGAAACCATTCATATGAATCTAATTGTATTTCTATAAGATTAGGCATCTTTCCAATTTCATGCTGCTTAGAAAAACTCATTCTTGTTCTTTTACCTACTTGCACAGGATGTACCATTAACTTTCACCCCTTGTATAAACTAAAATAACCAAAAACGCACTTCACCTGTGGAATTACATTTCTGGGTTAATCACATTACTATTTGGTTATTATAACCATTAAATAAACATTAATTCATATAATACGTAATTTTGTTAAACAAAATCTAAATATTTCGTTGCATTTCCATATAATATCACAAAACATACTAAATGTCAATGAAAAAATTATTTTTCATAAATTCGAACTACATATTAATTAAATATTTTATCATTGATTTTATTCTTTTGCTAAGAATTTAAAATAAATTGTACATTAAATATTCTTATTTATGTTTAATATTATAGCTTAAAAAAAATGGCACTCTTAAGAGTGCCATTTTAAAAACTGACTACTTTAATTCTACTTTTGCACCTGTTTCTTCAATCTTAGTCTTTATTTCTTCAGCTTCTTCTTTAGCTACGCCTTCTTTAATTGTTTTTGGAGCTCCATCAACTATTTCTTTAGCGTCTTTTAATCCTAATCCAGTTATTTCTCTAACTGCTTTAATAACCTTAATCTTATTAGCACCTGCTTCTGCTAACACTACATCAAATTCTGATTTTTCATCAGCAGCGGCACCTGCACCAGCACCAGCAGCACCAGCTACAGCTACAGGAGCAGCAGCACTAACACCA
This genomic window from Clostridium pasteurianum DSM 525 = ATCC 6013 contains:
- the rplL gene encoding 50S ribosomal protein L7/L12 codes for the protein MSKEEIIEAIKGMTVLELNELVKSCEEEFGVSAAAPVAVAGAAGAGAGAAADEKSEFDVVLAEAGANKIKVIKAVREITGLGLKDAKEIVDGAPKTIKEGVAKEEAEEIKTKIEETGAKVELK